A region from the Trueperaceae bacterium genome encodes:
- a CDS encoding cyclic-di-AMP receptor, whose product MKLILAIVQDADAGRLQEVLRERGFQSTKLASTGGFLREGNTTVLIGVEDHKVEDVKAILHATCRERTKVVTAGSPIHALEGVFASQPMEVPVGGAIVFVINTEEFVRL is encoded by the coding sequence ATGAAGCTCATCCTCGCCATCGTGCAGGATGCCGACGCCGGCCGCCTGCAAGAGGTTCTCAGGGAGCGCGGGTTCCAGTCCACGAAGCTGGCCTCCACGGGCGGGTTCCTGCGGGAGGGGAACACGACCGTGCTCATCGGTGTCGAGGACCACAAGGTCGAGGACGTGAAGGCCATCCTGCACGCCACCTGCCGCGAGCGGACGAAGGTCGTCACGGCGGGCTCCCCCATCCACGCCCTCGAGGGCGTGTTCGCCAGCCAGCCGATGGAGGTCCCCGTCGGGGGCGCCATCGTCTTCGTCATCAACACCGAGGAGTTCGTCAGGCTCTGA